A stretch of the Oncorhynchus mykiss isolate Arlee unplaced genomic scaffold, USDA_OmykA_1.1 un_scaffold_195, whole genome shotgun sequence genome encodes the following:
- the LOC118947731 gene encoding uncharacterized protein LOC118947731, with amino-acid sequence MVSQVMYSVDSDAESRGSSPTESLQTSEPTISDVGNLLSGKSSPRLSPSGTIMATSETSNAAQILKANIDGEEVDTTSHSGVAQNIVRDDMSTSPDMVKDVTLPTPSSDNLGSDDDFTGLISMLVMRILTEIQTPAEDYPVDVTRKSQDLIPKVMEVFCAWSGCSETQAYPENLRIHKVYRVVYKNLLEEFDLEKILQQAVSTQDSSFDRILVKSLSEALLHRCNEALRAASRTERRLVKNPELAEVHNREIHNLVKAGLSQPENEWPTAPRRTAPPQPTEAYELRRSAQCYSISTEPTTALPDLTQSQTLPDLITATNQTSDGVASIPTSLAAETLLQQAQAVSFPEELKALKAGREVAKDSRLLSLAPEYDPILGVIRVGGRLRQAEVLDPDAIHPIIIDSKPLGYLSADIADPDPVTPNMLLMGRRDASLPQAMYADTNLVGRRRWRHSKILADHFWARFIRDYLPSLQHRGKWRREMASLETGQVVMMVDPQLPRASWPVGRITKTMPGTDGRVRSVKNRTYIRPVARLIPLPEMTEDGEQ; translated from the coding sequence ATGGTAAGCCAGGTCATGTACTCTGTGGATTCTGATGCAGAAAGTAGAGGATCCTCTCCAACTGAATCTCTCCAAACATCTGAACCCACTATATCTGATGTAGGCAATCTATTGAGTGGCAAGTCCTCCCCTCGGCTGTCTCCTTCTGGCACCATTATGGCAACAAGCGAGACCTCCAATGCAGCACAAATCTTGAAGGCCAACATTGATGGAGAGGAAGTGGATACCACCAGTCATTCTGGTGTAGCTCAAAACATTGTCAGGGACGATATGTCAACCAGCCCAGACATGGTCAAAGATGTCACACTTCCAACCCCATCCTCTGATAACTTGGGCAGTGATGATGACTTCACcggcctcatcagcatgttagtAATGAGAATTCTAACAGAAATCCAAACCCCAGCAGAAGATTACCCAGTTGACGTCACACGCAAGTCACAAGACCTGATCCCTAAAGTTATGGAGGTcttctgtgcatggtcaggctgctctgagacaCAAGCCTATCCAGAGAACTTGAGGATTCATAAAGTCTACAGAGTAGTCTATAAAAATCTGTTGGAGGAGTTTGACTTGGAGAAAATCCTCCAACAggccgtgtcgactcaggactcTTCATTTGATAGGATTCTTGTCAAGTCTTTGAGTGAAGCGCTTCTCCACAGATGTAATGAGGCATTGAGGGCAGCCTCAAGAACGGAGCGACGcctggtgaagaatcctgagcttgCAGAAGTTCATAACCGAGAGATTCATAACCTTGTGAAGGCAGGCTTGTCCCAACCAGAGAACGAGTGGCCGACAGCCCCCAGGCGTACGGCCCCTCCGCAACCAACTGAAGCTTATGAGTTAAGGAGGTCCGCCCAATGCTACAGCATTTCTACGGAACCAACAACGGCTCTCCCTGACCTAACACAATCCCAAACACTGCCGGATCTGATCACTGCCACAAACCAGACCTCAGATGGGGTGGCTTCTATACCTACCTCCCTCGCGGCAGAGACACTACTCCAGCAAGCACAAGCAGTTAGCTTCCCTGAGGAGTTAAAAGCTCTGAAAGCCGGTAGGGAAGTGGCTAAGGACAGCCGTCTTCTCTCTCTTGCCCCAGAATATGATCCAATCCTTGGAGTGATCAGAGTCGGAGGGAGGCTGCGCCAAGCAGAGGTTTTGGACCCAGATGCTATCCACCCAATTATCATTGACTCCAAACCCTTGGGATATCTCTCTGCAGACATCGCTGACCCCGATCCGGTTACACCGAATATGCTCTTGATGGGACGCCGAGATGCGTCACTTCCTCAAGCCATGTATGCTGATACCAACCTCGTAGGCAGACGCCGGTGGCGACACAGCAAAATCTTAGCTGACCATTTTTGGGCCCGATTCATTCGGGATTACCTACCAAGTCTACAGCACAGAGGGAAATGGCGGAGAGAAATGGCCAGCCTGGAAACTGGccaagtagtaatgatggtggaccCTCAGCTGCCTCGAGCCTCCTGGCCGGTGGGCCGTATAACTAAGACTATGCCTGGGACCGATGGTCGTGTTAGATCAGTGAAGAACCGGACATATATCCGGCCAGTTGCCCGACTAATTCCTCTCCCTGAGATGACAGAGGACGGGGAGCAATGA